One window from the genome of Bradyrhizobium xenonodulans encodes:
- a CDS encoding LysR family transcriptional regulator, protein MLDQGHIDWDDFRFVLAIVRGGSVSAAAKQLGVDHATVIRRVDRLEKHLSAKLFDRRKTGYLLTEAGRRVADSAEAMESTIVANQEQVGGSVARLTGTVRIGAPDGFGTAFLAPRLAPFADRYPDLDLQLVATARLFSLSKREADIAISLTMPKEGRIVGRKLLDYRLGLYAAPAYLDRFPKITSREVLPQHRFVGYIEELLFTPELDYLPQVSPRISARFRSANLIAQLNATLSGFGIAVLPHFMASDYPQLVPVLPEEVSIIRTFWMLMHADSKDLARIRAVADYIGEIVERERALFAGR, encoded by the coding sequence ATGCTGGATCAAGGTCACATCGACTGGGACGACTTCCGCTTCGTGCTGGCCATCGTGCGGGGCGGCTCGGTGTCGGCTGCGGCAAAACAGCTCGGCGTCGACCACGCCACGGTGATCCGCCGCGTCGACCGGCTGGAGAAGCACCTCTCCGCGAAGCTGTTTGACCGCCGCAAGACTGGCTATCTCCTCACCGAGGCTGGCCGGCGCGTCGCCGACAGCGCCGAAGCCATGGAATCCACCATCGTCGCCAACCAGGAGCAGGTCGGCGGCTCGGTGGCGCGGCTGACGGGGACGGTGCGGATCGGTGCGCCCGACGGGTTTGGCACCGCCTTCCTGGCGCCGCGGCTGGCGCCCTTCGCCGACCGCTATCCCGATCTCGATCTGCAACTTGTAGCCACCGCGCGGCTGTTCAGCCTCTCCAAGCGCGAGGCGGATATCGCGATCAGCCTGACCATGCCGAAGGAAGGCCGGATCGTCGGCCGCAAGCTGCTCGACTACCGGCTCGGGCTCTACGCCGCCCCCGCCTATCTCGACCGCTTCCCGAAAATCACCTCGCGCGAGGTGCTGCCACAGCACCGTTTCGTCGGCTACATCGAGGAATTGCTGTTCACGCCCGAGCTCGACTATCTGCCGCAGGTGTCGCCGCGGATCTCTGCACGCTTCCGCAGCGCCAATCTGATCGCGCAGCTCAATGCCACGCTGTCGGGCTTCGGCATCGCCGTGCTGCCGCACTTCATGGCGAGCGATTATCCGCAGCTCGTGCCGGTGCTGCCGGAAGAGGTCTCGATCATCAGGACCTTCTGGATGTTGATGCACGCGGACAGCAAGGACCTCGCGCGGATCCGGGCGGTAGC